aataataataataatcaaattacatataataaagatgaaactcatttaaaatagaatgagatacttacaaaaatttgcgttgattacaaataaatattctaattttttccttttggagATTGGAGTTTAATAACTTAGAGATGGATTAGATACTTGTTTTTTTAGTTCaccacattttttaattattgatgcAGTcctttttactttaattaatttatacacgTACTATTATATTCCTttccaacaaataattattatattattatataagaaaaatagaatagcAGTATTGTCAGTGGTCCCGAGGATCAAAATACCCTCTGATTCAATTAAATCGGGCCCCAACCCCGAGTCCCTCACTTCCAGGAAAACGCTTCTCCAATACCCGACACTTGcatgttattattatcattattgaCTAAATCGCATTTTCAGCTGCCTCAAAACCGTGTGACGACCggtaaaattcaattttatcactctctctaaaattaaatatattgaaatagaCGGGGAAAAAagcgcaaaaaaaaaaaaaaagaaaagaaaaaaatggagttGAAGAACGTGACTAATGCTCTCCAACAACCCACCTTATTCTTCTACAATAAAACCCAACTCGCCCATCTACCTCCTCCTCCCTCAATTCCTTTCCTACCCCATTttcctctatatatatatcacgtCCATCAATTACTCTTCCAATCATTCACATTCCCACAAACAGGTGTTGTACCCAACTCCTCTTTTCAGTTTCTACTTCTTCCCTGAGTGCTACCAAGTGAAAGTGCCCCTTTCACTAGTAGCAAATTTGAACAAATACTAAAACTTTCCACCCAATTTCAATCCATGGGCAGTCTTCAGAATCAGAAACCTGACAATGGCTTCGCCGGGACCATCAAACCTCTGGACCCGGAGGAGTTCAGAAGGCAAGGCCATTTAGTCATCGACTTTCTTGCTGATTATTACAAGAGTGTTGAGAGATATCCTGTCCGCAGTCAAGTCGAGCCCGGCTATCTCAAGAAACGAATGCCCGACTCCGCTCCCTATGACGCCGAGCCCATTGAGGATATTCTTCGGGATGTTCAGAAAGATATTGTTCCCGGCATAACTCACTGGCAGAGTCCCAACTATTTTGCGTATTTCCCCGCCAGTGGTAGCATTGCTGGATTTCTTGGGGAAGTTCTTGGCACCGGGTTTAACATTGTGGGATTCAACTGGATGTCGTCCCCCGCTGCCACGGAGCTGGAAACCATCGTCATGGATTGGCTCGGTAAAATGCTCAACCTTCCTTCTGAGTTTCTCTTCTCCGGCGGAGGTGGTGGTGTTTTGCAGGGTACCACCTGCGAGGCCATATTGTGCACGCTGGTGGCCGCCAGGGATCAGATGCTCAAAAAGATCGGCAGGGAAAATATAAACAAGTTGGTTGTATACGGGTCGGATCAAACCCACTCCGCTTTGCAGAAGGCAGCTCAGATTGCGGGCATCAACCCCAGCAATTTCCGTGCCGTCGCCACCACAAGGGCCGACGCATTCGGGCTAACTGCTGATGCCCTCCGCGCGACAATTGAATCAGATGTTGAATCCGGGCTGGTGCCGCTGTTCCTGTGCCCCACCATCGGGACTACGTCGTCAACCGCGGTGGATCCATTGGGCCCGCTGTGCGATGTGGCGGAGGAGTATGGAATCTGGGTGCACGTCGATGCCGCGTACGCCGGAAGCATTTGCATTTGCCCCGAGTACCGCCATTTCCTGGACGGCATCGAGAAAGCGCACTCTTTCAGCTTCAACGCCCACAAATGGTTCTTGACGACACTGGATTGCTGCTGCCTCTGGGTTAAAGACCCCGGCGCCCTGATCAAAGCTCTGTCGACATATCCAGAATATCTGAGAAACAAAGCCTCGGAGACAAAGCAGGTGGTGGACTACAAAGACTGGCAAATTACTCTCAGCCGCCGCTTCCGGTCTCTGAAACTCTGGCTCGTTATCCGCAGCTACGGCGTCGCAAATCTCAGGAAATTCCTGCGTAGTCACGTAAAAATGGCGAAGAATTTCGAAGGGCTGATCGGAATGGACAAGCGTTTCGAGGTGGTGGTGCCGAGAAACTTTGCCACCGTCTGCTTCCGCATATCGCCGATCGAAATCGGCGGAAAC
This genomic window from Sesamum indicum cultivar Zhongzhi No. 13 linkage group LG12, S_indicum_v1.0, whole genome shotgun sequence contains:
- the LOC105175765 gene encoding tyrosine/DOPA decarboxylase 1-like, which codes for MGSLQNQKPDNGFAGTIKPLDPEEFRRQGHLVIDFLADYYKSVERYPVRSQVEPGYLKKRMPDSAPYDAEPIEDILRDVQKDIVPGITHWQSPNYFAYFPASGSIAGFLGEVLGTGFNIVGFNWMSSPAATELETIVMDWLGKMLNLPSEFLFSGGGGGVLQGTTCEAILCTLVAARDQMLKKIGRENINKLVVYGSDQTHSALQKAAQIAGINPSNFRAVATTRADAFGLTADALRATIESDVESGLVPLFLCPTIGTTSSTAVDPLGPLCDVAEEYGIWVHVDAAYAGSICICPEYRHFLDGIEKAHSFSFNAHKWFLTTLDCCCLWVKDPGALIKALSTYPEYLRNKASETKQVVDYKDWQITLSRRFRSLKLWLVIRSYGVANLRKFLRSHVKMAKNFEGLIGMDKRFEVVVPRNFATVCFRISPIEIGGNHQIVTKEDAANNFNAKLLESINESGKIYMTHAVIGGVYVMRFAVGASLTENKHVIWAWKVVQEHANALLTSS